The following coding sequences are from one Chaetodon trifascialis isolate fChaTrf1 chromosome 24, fChaTrf1.hap1, whole genome shotgun sequence window:
- the dock9b gene encoding dedicator of cytokinesis protein 9 isoform X7, which translates to MASAPPEARKFTRGLNKPGTAAELRQSVSEAVRTSVLMVKPKIIEPLDYENVILQRKTQIISDVLRDMLQFPTDDFQISTLRRQGRTLFSTVPETAEKEAHSLFVQECIKTYKSDWHVVNYKYEEYSGDFRQLPNKVLRPEKLAAHLFEVDEDVEKDEDTASLGSQKGGVSKHGWLYKGNMNSAISVTMRSFKRRYFHLAQLGDGSYNLNFYKDENTSKEPKGTIFLDSCMGVVQNSKVRRFAFELKMQDKSTFLLAADSEAEMEEWIGTLNKILHSSFEQAMQEKRNGELHDDEEHGKTDLSSGSFQDGFQTARDIESKMRSEARLKLFTLDPDTQKLDFSGIEPDVRQFEEKFGKRVLVSCHDLSFNLQGCIAENEEGPTTNVEPFYVVLSLFDVQNSRKISADFHVDLNHPLVRQLTSGSGSGQDLHINGGGDGPLAGHRQASGLPAGALQYPRQGVFSVTCPHPEIFLVARIEKVLQGGITHCTEPYMKSSDSAKMAQKVLKNAKTACSRLGQYRMPFAWAARPVFKDASGALDKSARFSALYRQDSSKLSDEDMFKLLTDFRKPEKMAKLPVLLGNLDVTIDSVAPDVTNCVTSSYIPVRNFEGNGPGSALLEVEEFVPCIAKCSQPCTIYKNHLYVYPKHLKYDGQKSFAKARNIAVCIEFKDSDEDEAPPLKCIYGRPGGPLFTKQAHAAVLHHQQNPEFYDEIKIELPTQLHEKHHLLFTFYHVSCDSNSKKKDLVETPVGSAWLPLLKDGRVIMNEQQLPVAANLPAGYLGSQDGINKHSGSEIKWVDGGKPLFKLSTHLVSTVYTQDQHLHNFFHHCQSMEMSEQASEGELVKYLKSLHAMEGHVMVNFLPTILNQLFCVLTRATHEDVAVNVTRVMVHIVAQCHEEGLEHYLRSYVKFVFKPEPYSSTNVKTVHEELAKSMTAILKPSTDFLTSNKLLKHSWYFFEALVKSMAHYLIECGKVKLSRNQRFSASFYHAVETLVNMLMPHITQKYKDNLDAARNANHSLAVFIKRCFTFMDRGFVFKQINNYMNCFVPGDPKTLYEFKFEFLRVVCNHEHYVPLNLPMPFGKGRIQRFQDLQLDYSLTDDFCRNHFLVGLLMREVGGALQEFREIRQIAIQVLKGLMIKHTFDDRYAAKSQQARLATLYLPLFGLLQENVYRLDIKESALLSNHNNTREDSLAPNSMVTPQKPGSCIENALHKDVFGVISGTASPHNSTPNVSSVHHADSRGSLVSTDSGNSLLDKSSDKTNSLEKNQCASALGSTVLRCDKLDRDEIKNLLMCFLHILKSMSEEALFAYWNKAAPSELMDFFTLIEVCLHQFRYMGKRFIVRSQEGPGPVAPDRKSLTLPVSRNRAGILHARLQQLGTLENAHTFNNMYSHTEADVSSQCLLEANVSTEVCLTVLDTLSIFIMGFKTQLNSDLGHNPLMKKVFQVHLCFLQIPQSEAALKQVFTSLRTFIYKFPCTFFDGRADMCASLCYEILKCCNSKLSSIRSDAAHLLYFLMKSNFDYTGRKSFVRTHLQVVIAVSQLIADVIGIGGTRFQQSLSIINNCANSDKNIKHTAFPSDVKDLTKRIRTVLMATEQMKEHENDPEMLVDLQYSLAKSYTSTPELRKTWLDSMARIHNKNGDLSEAAMCYVHVAALVAEYLWRKGMFRQGCSAFRVITPNIDEEAAMMEDVGMQDVHFNEEVLMELLEECADGLWKAERYELIADVYRLIIPIYEQRRDFEKLTHLYDTLHRAYTKVMEVMHTGKRLLGTYFRVAFFGQGFFEDEDGKEYIYKEPKFTPLSEISQRLLKLYSDKFGQENVKIIQDSGRVNPKDLDSKYAYIQVTHVTPYLDDKELEDRKTDFEKSHNIRRFVFETPFTVSGKKQGGVEEQCKRRTVLTTTHCFPYVKKRIAVMYQHQTDLSPIEVAIDEMSAKVAELRLLCSASEVDMIRLQLKLQGSISVQVNAGPLAYARAFLDDGSAKKYPDNKVKQLKEVFRQFVDACGQALGVNERLIKEDQQEYHDEMKANYRDLTRELSNIMHEQINPVEDGTRSTLSDSMGIFNAISGTPTSANPHGSTTIL; encoded by the exons ATCTCCACCCTGAGGCGCCAGGGCAGGACTCTGTTCTCCACCGTGCCAGAGACCGCTGAGAAAGAAGCTCACTCGCTGTTTGTCCAAGAG tgcaTCAAAACCTACAAGTCCGACTGGCATGTGGTCAATTACAAGTACGAGGAGTATTCTGGAGACTTCCGCCAGCTCCCAAA TAAGGTGTTGAGACCTGAGAAACTGGCAGCTCACCTTTTTGAGGTGGATGAAGATGTGGAAAAAGATGAG gacacAGCCTCCCTCGGCTCTCAGAAAGGAGGAGTATCTAAACATGGCTGGCTGTACAAAGGCAACATGAACAGTGCAATCAGCGTTACCATGCGG TCCTTCAAGAGGAGGTACTTCCATCTGGCCCAGCTGGGAGATGGATCCTACAACCTCAACTTCTACAAGGATGAGAACACCTCCAAGGAACCCAAAGGAACCATCTTCCTGGACTCATGCATGGGGGTTGTTCAG AACAGCAAAGTGCGTCGGTTCGCCTTTGAGCTGAAGATGCAGGATAAGAGCACCTTCCTGTTGGCTGCAGACAGTGAGGCGGAGATGGAGGAGTGGATTGGCACCCTCAACAAGATCCTCCACAGCAGCTTTGAGCAGGCCATGCAGGAGAAGAGGAACGGAGAGCTGCATGATG ATGAGGAGCACGGAAAAACAGACCTCTCCTCCGGAAGTTTTCAAGACGGCTTTCAG ACTGCCAGAGATATCGAGTCCAAAATGAGGAGCGAGGCTCGCCTGAAACTGTTCACCTTGGACCCTGACACACAG AAACTGGATTTCTCTGGCATTGAACCAGACGTGCGGCAGTTTGAGGAGAAGTTTGGGAAGAGAGTCCTGGTCAGCTGCCATGACCTGTCCTTCAACCTGCAGGGCTGCATTGCAGAGAACGAAGAGGGGCCAACAACTAAT GTGGAGCCTTTCTATGTGGTCCTGTCCCTCTTCGACGTCCAGAACAGTAGAAAGATCTCGGCCGACTTCCACGTGGATCTCAACCACCCTCTGGTCCGACAGCTGACATCAGGCTCGGGCAGCGGACAGGACTTGCACATCAATGGCGGTGGCGATGGTCCCCTGGCTGGCCACAGGCAGGCCAGTGGGCTCCCAGCTGGGGCTCTCCAGTACCCCAGACAGGGGGTGTTCTCAGTCACATGCCCCCATCCAGAGATCTTCCTGGTGGCGAGGATTGAGAAGGTCCTGCAGGGAGGGATCACCCACTGCACCGAACCCTACATGAAGAGCTCAGACTCTGCTAAG ATGGCTCAAAAGGTGCTGAAGAATGCCAAGACAGCCTGCAGCAGACTGGGACAGTACAGGATGCCATTCGCCTGGGCTGCAAG GCCTGTGTTCAAAGACGCATCAGGGGCTTTGGACAAAAGCGCTCGCTTCTCAGCTCTTTACAGACAGGACAGCAGCAAGCTGTCAGACGAGGACATGTTCAAGCTGCTTACTGACTTCAGAAA acCAGAGAAAATGGCCAAACTCCCTGTGCTCTTAGGGAACCTAGATGTGACTATTGACAGTGTGGCTCCGGATGTAACCA ATTGTGTCACTTCCTCTTACATCCCTGTGAGGAACTTTGAGGGCAACGGGCCTGGCAGCGCTCtcctggaggtggaggagttcGTACCCTGCATCGCTAAGTGTTCCCAACCATGCACCATCTATAAAAACCACCTCTACGTGTACCCGAAACATCTCAAATACGACGGACAGAAGTCCTTTGCTAAG GCGAGGAATATTGCTGTTTGCATTGAATTCAAGGATTCGGACGAGGATGAAGCCCCGCCGCTGAAG TGCATCTATGGTCGTCCAGGAGGTCCTCTGTTCACCAAACAGGCGCATGCAGCAGTCCTGCACCACCAGCAGAACCCTGAGTTCTATGATGAG ATAAAGATAGAGCTGCCGACTCAGCTGCATGAGAAGCATCACCTTCTCTTCACCTTCTATCACGTTAGCTGTGACAGCAACAGCAAGAAGAAAGACCTGGTGGAGACTCCAG TGGGTTCAGCCTGGCTGCCTCTGCTGAAGGATGGCAGAGTCATCATGAATGAACAGCAGCTGCCTGTGGCCGCCAATCTGCCCGCCGGGTACCTCGGCTCCCAGGATGGTATCAACAAG CACTCCGGCTCAGAGATCAAATGGGTGGACGGAGGAAAACCCCTGTTCAAACTCTCAACTCATCTTGTTTCCACAGTTTACACTCAG GATCAGCACTTGCAcaacttcttccaccactgtcaAAGCATGGAGATGTCAGAACAAGCTTCAGAGGGGGAGCTGGTGAAATACCTGAAG AGTCTCCATGCCATGGAGGGTCATGTGATGGTCAACTTTCTGCCCACCATCCTCAATCAGCTGTTCTGCGTCCTAACCAGAGCCACGCACGAGGATGTGGCTGTCAACGTGACCAG GGTGATGGTTCACATTGTAGCACAGTGCCATGAAGAAGGCCTCGAACATTACTTGAGATCTTATGTCAAG TTTGTGTTTAAGCCGGAGCCTTATTCCTCCACCAATGTAAAGACAGTTCACGAGGAGCTGGCGAAGTCCATGACCGCCATTCTCAAACCATCCACAGACTTCCTGACGAGCAACAAGCTCCTGAAG CACTCGTGGTACTTCTTTGAAGCCCTGGTGAAATCAATGGCTCATTATCTCATAGAGTGCGGGAAGGTCAAG CTCTCCAGAAACCAGCGTTTCTCTGCGTCGTTCTACCACGCAGTGGAGACTCTGGTCAATATGCTGATGCCACACATCACCCAGAAATACAAGGACAACCTGGACGCGGCTCGCAATGCCAACCACAGCCTGGCAGTTTTCATCAAG CGCTGCTTCACCTTCATGGACAGAGGCTTTGTGTTCAAGCAGATCAACAACTACATGAACTGCTTTGTGCCTGGAGACCCCAAG ACTTTGTATGAGTTCAAGTTTGAGTTCCTGCGGGTGGTTTGCAACCATGAGCACTATGTCCCTCTTAATCTGCCCATGCCCTTCGGAAAAGGCAGAATTCAAAGGTTCCAAG ATCTTCAGCTGGACTACTCTCTGACTGACGACTTCTGTCGGAACCACTTCCTGGTGGGGCTGCTGATGAGGGAGGTGGGTGGGGCTCTTCAGGAGTTCCGAGAGATCCGTCAGATCGCCATCCAGGTGCTCAAGGGGCTGATGATAAAACACACGTTTGACGACCGCTATGCGGCCAAA AGCCAGCAGGCCAGGCTCGCCACCCTCTACCTCCCTCTGTTTGGTCTGCTCCAGGAGAACGTCTACAGGCTCGACATCAAGGAATCAGCCCTCCTCAGCAACCACAAT AATACCAGGGAGGACTCTCTGGCGCCCAACTCCATGGTGACTCCACAGAAACCTGGGAGCTGCATAGAAAACGCCCTCCACAAAGATGTGTTCGGGGTCATCTCTGGAACAG CCTCCCCTCACAACTCCACGCCCAACGTCAGCTCAGTTCACCACGCCGACTCCAGAGGCTCGCTGGTCTCCACCGACTCTGGAAACAGCCTGCTGGACAAGAGCAGCGACAAGACCAACTCCCTGGAGAAG AACCAGTGTGCGTCGGCTCTGGGCAGCACCGTGCTGCGCTGTGACAAACTGGACCGGGACGAGATCAAAAACCTGCTCATGTGCTTTCTGCACATCCTCAAGAGCATGTCAGAGG AGGCCCTGTTTGCATACTGGAACAAAGCAGCTCCCTCAGAATTAATGGACTTCTTCACATTAATAGA agTCTGCCTCCACCAGTTCAGATACATGGGCAAGAGATTCATCGTCAG GAGCCAGGAGGGGCCAGGGCCTGTAGCTCCCGACAGGAAGTCTCTGACTCTGCCCGTGTCTCGTAACAGGGCGGGGATCCTGCACGCccgcctgcagcagctgggaACTCTGGAGAACGCTCACACCTTCAACAACA tGTACTCTCATACGGAGGCAGACGTGAGCAGCCAGTGCCTGCTGGAGGCCAACGTGTCCACGGAGGTGTGTCTGACTGTGCTGGACACACTCAGCATCTTCATCATGGGATTCAAG ACTCAGCTGAATTCAGATCTTGGTCACAACCCCCTGATGAAGAAGGTCTTCCAGGTCCACCTGTGCTTCCTGCAGATCCCTCAGTCTGAGGCCGCCCTCAAACAGGTCTTCACCTCCCTCAGGACCTTCATCTACAAG TTCCCCTGCACCTTCTTTGATGGCCGGGCCGACATGTGTGCCTCTCTGTGCTATGAAATCCTCAAGTGCTGTAACTCCAAGCTGAGCTCAATCCGCAGCGACGCCGCCCATCTTCTCTACTTCCTCATGAAAAGCAACTTTGACTACACCGGACGCAAGTCTTTCGTACGAACTCACCTGCAG GTGGTCATcgctgtcagtcagctgattgCTGATGTCATCGGCATCGGAGGTACCCGTTTCCAGCAGTCGCTCTCCATCATTAATAACTGTGCCAACAGTGACAAGAACATCAAG cacacagcatTTCCGTCAGACGTCAAGGACCTGACCAAGCGCATCAGGACAGTGCTGATGGCCACAGAGCAGATGAAGGAGCACGAGAACGACCCGGAGATGCTGGTGGACCTCCAGTACAGCTTGGCCAAGTCGTACACCAGCACACCTGAGTTACGAAAGACCTGGCTGGACAGCATGGCTCGCATCCACAACAAGAACGGGGATCTCTCAGAG GCCGCCATGTGTTATGTCCATGTTGCTGCCCTGGTAGCTGAGTACCTGTGGAGGAAAG GTATGTTCAGGCAGGGCTGCTCGGCTTTCCGCGTCATCACTCCGAACATCGACGAGGAGGCGGCCATGATGGAGGACGTCGGGATGCAGGATGTTCACTTCAACGAG GaggtgctgatggagctgctggaggagtgtGCTGACGGTCTGTGGAAGGCGGAGCGCTATGAGCTCATCGCCGATGTCTACAGGCTCATCATTCCCATCTATGAGCAGCGCAGAGACTTTGAG AAACTGACTCACCTGTACGACACCCTCCACCGTGCCTACACTaaagtgatggaggtgatgcATACTGGAAAAAGGTTGCTGGGAACTTACTTCAGAGTGGCCTTCTTTGGACAG GGCTTCTTCGAAGATGAAGACGGGAAGGAATACATCTACAAGGAGCCAAAGTTCACTCCGCTGTCAGAGATTTCCCAGAGGCTCCTGAAGCTCTACTCCGACAAGTTTGGTCAGGAGAACGTCAAGATCATTCAGGACTCTGGCAGG GTGAACCCCAAGGACCTAGACTCCAAGTACGCCTACATCCAGGTGACCCACGTCACACCCTACCTGGATgacaaggagctggaggacaggaagactgACTTTGAGAAGAGCCACAACATCCGGCGCTTTGTGTTCGAGACGCCGTTCACCGTGTCGGGCAAGAAgcagggaggggtggaggagcagTGCAAACGGAGGACCGTTCTCACCA CCACCCACTGTTTCCCTTATGTGAAGAAGCGGATAGCAGTCATGTACCAACACCAGACCGACCTGAGCCCCATCGAGGTGGCCATAGACGAGATGAGTGCCAAGGTGGCCGAGCTGCGACTCCTGTGCTCGGCCTCTGAGGTGGACATGATCCGCCTGCAGCTCAAACTGCAAGGCAGCATCAGCGTTCAG GTCAATGCCGGTCCCCTCGCGTACGCCAGAGCCTTCCTTGACGACGGCAGTGCCAAGAAATACCCTGACAACAAGGTCAAACAGCTCAAAGAGGTGTTCAG GCAGTTTGTGGACGCCTGCGGTCAGGCGCTGGGAGTGAACGAGCGGCTGATCAAAGAGGACCAGCAGGAGTATCACGATGAGATGAAGGCCAACTACAGGGACCTGACCAGGGAGCTGTCAAACATCATGCATGAACAG ATAAACCCAGTGGAGGACGGCACGAGGAGCACTCTGTCTGACTCTATGGGCATCTTCAACGCCATCAGCGGCACACCAACCAGTGCCAACCCACATGGCTCCACCACCATTCTCTGA